One genomic window of Meles meles chromosome 3, mMelMel3.1 paternal haplotype, whole genome shotgun sequence includes the following:
- the LOC123938972 gene encoding T-cell-specific guanine nucleotide triphosphate-binding protein 2-like isoform X1 — MLGGLTCKSDSLKDVPQLASMDQFLYDFLGGKNCQQLATNFIPHYTTLISKVGGILSQENLDRIQATLKEAKLKDVADIIEESLVAAENAPLDVAVIGESGTGKSSFINALRGLSYEEEGSARVGVVETTKKRTPYQHPRYPNVTFWDLPGTGTPNFQPHEYLERVEFATYDFFIMISSSRFSLNDALLAKSIKEIGKKFYFVRTKVDNDLYNEEKRKPTSFKRERVLQQIRDNCLANLSHTGVPEPCIFLVSNFDLDDFDFPALEETLLKELPVHKRYTFALLLPNLSDASIEMKRALLKEKIWLDALKSSALSFIPFMACFNGFDFPQQEKCLKHYQSHFGLDEKSLKGTAEKLNMSLEDIKSFTKSLNFRFLMQDDNIADKAMNCAESYCSINGGLPSTIFQFFKIYFLRLKFIDTVADDAKILLNKTLESLSLRK, encoded by the exons ATGCTTGGAGGATTGACGTGCAAGTCTGACTCATTGAAGG ACGTTCCACAGTTAGCCAGCATGGATCAGTTCCTATATGACTTCCTGGGAGGAAAGAATTGTCAGCAGTTGGCCACCAACTTTATCCCTCACTACACCACATTAATCAGTAAGGTAGGGGGAATCCTCTCTCAAGAAAACCTTGATAGAATTCAAGCAACCCTTAAAGAGGCCAAGCTAAAAGATGTGGCTGACATAATTGAGGAATCACTTGTGGCAGCAGAGAATGCTCCACTGGATGTGGCTGTGATTGGAGAATCTGGCACTGGGAAGTCCAGTTTCATCAATGCCCTGCGAGGACTTAGTTATGAAGAGGAGGGTTCTGCAAGGGTTGGCGTTGTGGAGACTACCAAGAAGAGAACACCCTATCAACATCCCAGATATCCCAATGTGACCTTCTGGGACCTGCCTGGAACGGGAACCCCCAATTTCCAACCACATGAATATCTAGAAAGGGTGGAATTTGCTACCTATGACTTCTTCATCATGATTTCTTCCTCTCGGTTTAGCCTCAATGATGCTTTGCTGGCCAAAAGTATCAAAGAGATAGGCAAGAAGTTCTACTTTGTTAGAACCAAGGTGGACAATGATTTATATAATGAAGAGAAACGCAAACCCACATCTTTCAAAAGGGAGAGAGTGCTTCAGCAGATACGAGACAACTGCCTGGCTAACCTCAGCCACACTGGAGTGCCTGAGCCATGCATCTTCTTGGTCTCCAACTTTGATCTGGATGACTTTGATTTCCCAGCACTGGAAGAGACCCTGCTGAAGGAGCTCCCTGTTCATAAGCGCTACACCTTTGCGCTTCTGTTGCCCAATTTGTCCGATGCTTCCATTGAGATGAAGAGAGCTTTGCTCAAGGAGAAGATCTGGCTGGATGCCCTAAAATCATCTGCTTTGAGCTTCATCCCCTTCATGGCCTGCTTTAATGGCTTTGATTTTCCCCAGCAGGAAAAGTGCTTGAAACATTACCAGAGCCATTTTGGTTTGGATGAGAAGTCACTCAAAGGGACTGCAGAGAAGCTGAACATGTCTTTGGAGGATATCAAGAGTTTCACCAAATCCTTGAATTTCCGGTTCCTTATGCAGGATGACAACATAGCAGATAAGGCCATGAACTGTGCTGAAAGCTATTGTTCAATAAATGGAGGCCTGCCATCCACCAtcttccagttttttaaaatctactttctaCGTTTGAAATTTATCGATACAGTGGCTGATGATGCTAAAATTCTCTTGAATAAGACTTTAGAGAGCTTAAGCCTCAGAAAATGA
- the LOC123938972 gene encoding T-cell-specific guanine nucleotide triphosphate-binding protein 2-like isoform X2: protein MDQFLYDFLGGKNCQQLATNFIPHYTTLISKVGGILSQENLDRIQATLKEAKLKDVADIIEESLVAAENAPLDVAVIGESGTGKSSFINALRGLSYEEEGSARVGVVETTKKRTPYQHPRYPNVTFWDLPGTGTPNFQPHEYLERVEFATYDFFIMISSSRFSLNDALLAKSIKEIGKKFYFVRTKVDNDLYNEEKRKPTSFKRERVLQQIRDNCLANLSHTGVPEPCIFLVSNFDLDDFDFPALEETLLKELPVHKRYTFALLLPNLSDASIEMKRALLKEKIWLDALKSSALSFIPFMACFNGFDFPQQEKCLKHYQSHFGLDEKSLKGTAEKLNMSLEDIKSFTKSLNFRFLMQDDNIADKAMNCAESYCSINGGLPSTIFQFFKIYFLRLKFIDTVADDAKILLNKTLESLSLRK from the coding sequence ATGGATCAGTTCCTATATGACTTCCTGGGAGGAAAGAATTGTCAGCAGTTGGCCACCAACTTTATCCCTCACTACACCACATTAATCAGTAAGGTAGGGGGAATCCTCTCTCAAGAAAACCTTGATAGAATTCAAGCAACCCTTAAAGAGGCCAAGCTAAAAGATGTGGCTGACATAATTGAGGAATCACTTGTGGCAGCAGAGAATGCTCCACTGGATGTGGCTGTGATTGGAGAATCTGGCACTGGGAAGTCCAGTTTCATCAATGCCCTGCGAGGACTTAGTTATGAAGAGGAGGGTTCTGCAAGGGTTGGCGTTGTGGAGACTACCAAGAAGAGAACACCCTATCAACATCCCAGATATCCCAATGTGACCTTCTGGGACCTGCCTGGAACGGGAACCCCCAATTTCCAACCACATGAATATCTAGAAAGGGTGGAATTTGCTACCTATGACTTCTTCATCATGATTTCTTCCTCTCGGTTTAGCCTCAATGATGCTTTGCTGGCCAAAAGTATCAAAGAGATAGGCAAGAAGTTCTACTTTGTTAGAACCAAGGTGGACAATGATTTATATAATGAAGAGAAACGCAAACCCACATCTTTCAAAAGGGAGAGAGTGCTTCAGCAGATACGAGACAACTGCCTGGCTAACCTCAGCCACACTGGAGTGCCTGAGCCATGCATCTTCTTGGTCTCCAACTTTGATCTGGATGACTTTGATTTCCCAGCACTGGAAGAGACCCTGCTGAAGGAGCTCCCTGTTCATAAGCGCTACACCTTTGCGCTTCTGTTGCCCAATTTGTCCGATGCTTCCATTGAGATGAAGAGAGCTTTGCTCAAGGAGAAGATCTGGCTGGATGCCCTAAAATCATCTGCTTTGAGCTTCATCCCCTTCATGGCCTGCTTTAATGGCTTTGATTTTCCCCAGCAGGAAAAGTGCTTGAAACATTACCAGAGCCATTTTGGTTTGGATGAGAAGTCACTCAAAGGGACTGCAGAGAAGCTGAACATGTCTTTGGAGGATATCAAGAGTTTCACCAAATCCTTGAATTTCCGGTTCCTTATGCAGGATGACAACATAGCAGATAAGGCCATGAACTGTGCTGAAAGCTATTGTTCAATAAATGGAGGCCTGCCATCCACCAtcttccagttttttaaaatctactttctaCGTTTGAAATTTATCGATACAGTGGCTGATGATGCTAAAATTCTCTTGAATAAGACTTTAGAGAGCTTAAGCCTCAGAAAATGA